CGGAGGCGTGTAAGGCGGAATTGGAAGACGCCATTCTAGTCGTAAGCGAACGAGTGAGCGATGCGGTATACCGGAGGTATGTTGAAGGTGAAGTGAGCCCAGACCAGATGCAAGAAGTTTATGACATGCTTCGCCGATGGTCTCAGTGCGGCGAGGAACTACTTAGGCTACTTAACTGAAAGCATGGATGGGAAAAAGGGTGTGGTGTGTGCGTGAGTCAGGGTAAATGCCGCCCATATCCGTCTGATTCTGCAAGAGAGATAGTTATACTTTTCAGGGACGCCTTGAAATCCTACATTTCCAAACCTCTAATAACTGCAAAACCGCTTCCGCCGGGTGAGATGAATCACATTTTTGGACTTTGCGGCGAGAGTGTTACCGAAATACAGGCGGCGGGGGCCGAATTTGGGTTCAGGAATGTGCAGACCTGAAATAATTATCCTGTGTCGGCCCCGACGCGCCAGAGGAGGAGGTGCGCTCGGCGGGAGCAGTGATTTGGTTTGCGTTCATTCGACGTGACCGTCTGACCGAGAGCCTACATGCAGCAGCGGTCTTGTATTCGCATCCGGACTTTCGTATATTGCCGCTGACTTAATGAGCATCTTCCACATAATTAAAATCATTTTGCACTCGCAAGAGTGGAAACGTCAAGCGTTAGGGTGTGGAAGCCTGCTCACTTGGCGTTTCTAATTTTTGTGAGTGGTTGCCGAAATGGTTGCCATTGAGAGAGTAGAATAGGGAGGAAATCCGAAAACGAACGGATAAATCCCTCAGTTTTCATTCGAGCCCGTAGCTCAGGGGTAGAGCATCTGCCTTTTAAGCAGAGGGCCGTTGGTTCGAGACCAACCGGGCTCACTCAGTTTTCCCTTCCATGATTTACATCCGCATATGCCGTCACCGATTTTATTCAAGGGAGCCGGCCCCGCCAATTACGAGAAATATTCGGGCGAACCCGTTCTCGAGCCGTACGCGCTCGACCTGAGAGACCGGCTCAAGAACGAGCATTTGCGAAACGTCCTGGAGCTGGCGTGCGGCACCGGCAGGGTCACGCGCCATCTGGCGCCGATGATCCCGCCCGGCGGGACGCTCTGCGCGACCGATATCAGCGAAGACATGATGAACGTCGCGAAATCGATCGTCACCGGCCCCGACGTCAACTGGCAAGTCGCAGACGCCCAGCAGTTGCCGTTCGCCGATGCCCGGTTTGACCACGTGATCTGTCAGTACGGCGTGATGTTTTTCGAGGATAAGCTGAAAGCGTTCAGGGAGGTCTCCAGGGTGTTGGAGGGAGGCGGGACATTCGTGTTCAACGTCTGGGATTCCTATGAATCCAATCCGAGGTCGTTCCTGATCCTGCGTGTCCTGGAGAATTGTTTCGGAGAAGTTCCGGTAAAGCTGAAACTGCCTCATTCCTTTCACGACAGGGTCGAAATCGAACGGTTGCTCCGGGCGGCAGGGTTCGGGAGCTTTGCGATTGAAACGGTCCGGAAAGAAGCGCGATACAAGGCCGTGGAGGATATCGTCAACGCGTTCGTGACGGGTTCGCTCTCCTCCGACTTTTTGCAGGAGAAACCCGAGGGGGAGCAGCGGGACTTCAAGGAGAAACTGCGGCTGGAACTCATTTCGGCGTTCGGTGAAAAAGACATCGCCATACCGATGCAGGCGCTGGTTTGCCAAACGGTAAAATGACGCCCCCCGGCCGGGGGGAGGGATGCTATTTCACAAGTATCATTTTCCTCGCGGCAGTGAACTCAATGTGGCCGGTCGCCTCCTCGCGCGCGCTGATCTTATAGTAGTAGACACCTGAGGCAAGGTTCGAGCCGTCGAACTCCACCTCCTGTACCCCCTCGCCCGTTAATTCGTCGTTGATCACCGTCGCCACTTCCTGGCCAAGCGTGTTAAAGAGCTTTAGCGTGACATAGCTTTCAACCGGAAGCTGATACCGGAACACGGTAGTCGGATTGAACGGGTTCGGATAGTTTTGATCGAGGAGATACTCCCGCGGGGGAGCCTCGCTGATCGGTCCGGCGGCGACCGGGCTATTACCGGTCGTCACCCCGGCGGTGGTGAACAATCCCCCCCGCGTTCGGAGGCGGCGAGAAGATGATTATCTCCGGTAAGTGCCAGGGCGATGATATTCTGGTTGGAGAGTCCCGAACTGACCTGCGTCCAGCTTGCGCCGTCATCCGTCGAGGTGAAGACACCGGCCGGCGAGAAATCGTAGACCCCCTTTATCGACCCGGTGCTCACAAACAGGCGGTCGTTCGGGTCGACGATGAGCTGGGAGAAATCGCCGCGATGAAGGGAGGTGCCGGTTTGCACCCATGCGTCTCCTTTATCGGTCGACTTGAAAATGCCTTGGTCTGTTGCCAGAAAGACCGTCCCGGCAGAGTTTGAACCGATAGAGCGGACGGAGATGTCCGTCAAGCCTGTGTTGGATTGGACCCAGGTGATGCCGTTATCTGTCGAACGGACGATGCCGCCGGCGCCGGCGTAGAAATCGCCGTCTGCGGTCTGATGAATGGGCCCGGTGGAGGAGGGATAGACTCTGGACCAGGTGTTTCCTCTATTGTTCGTACGATAGATTCCATTCGAAGAGCCGACGTAGATCGTTCCATCCGTTGCTTCGAGGAACGATGAGAAGCCGTTTACGGTGACGCTCCTATCTGTAAATGTCGTCCACG
This window of the Bacteroidota bacterium genome carries:
- a CDS encoding class I SAM-dependent methyltransferase, with amino-acid sequence MPSPILFKGAGPANYEKYSGEPVLEPYALDLRDRLKNEHLRNVLELACGTGRVTRHLAPMIPPGGTLCATDISEDMMNVAKSIVTGPDVNWQVADAQQLPFADARFDHVICQYGVMFFEDKLKAFREVSRVLEGGGTFVFNVWDSYESNPRSFLILRVLENCFGEVPVKLKLPHSFHDRVEIERLLRAAGFGSFAIETVRKEARYKAVEDIVNAFVTGSLSSDFLQEKPEGEQRDFKEKLRLELISAFGEKDIAIPMQALVCQTVK
- a CDS encoding T9SS type A sorting domain-containing protein, producing MFTTAGVTTGNSPVAAGPISEAPPREYLLDQNYPNPFNPTTVFRYQLPVESYVTLKLFNTLGQEVATVINDELTGEGVQEVEFDGSNLASGVYYYKISAREEATGHIEFTAARKMILVK